A segment of the Ovis canadensis isolate MfBH-ARS-UI-01 breed Bighorn chromosome 17, ARS-UI_OviCan_v2, whole genome shotgun sequence genome:
TGCTCGGGCCACTACCAGGCCCTCCCGTTCCAGAGCCAACCGTGTTCACGTCCCTCTGGCCTCACCTGCCAGGCACTTGGGGTTTGTGGGCAGGGGGCTCACTGGCCTGACCCTGAGCCCTGGGGCGGGGACGGGGCTGCCCACCAGCCCAGGACACCTCACCTGGACTTCTGGGTGGCTTCGAGGGTCCCACAGCCGCCACCTCTGCCCCCCAGCGAACTTGAGCGTCTCCACGAGGTGATGGTACAAGTTCACTCTTCCCTCCAGCCCGGCCACGGACTCGGCGGAAAAGTTGAAccctgggggaggaggtgggcgCGGGTGGGGGTCATGCGATGCAGTGGGTCCGACTCTGTGTCCTAATCCCCAGGACCTGTGAGTACTGCCCCCCACGGAAGAGTGTCCCCTTCTGCGGTGATCGTGTCAGTAAGTGAAGGCTCTTGAGAGGAGCGGGTTATCCTGTGGGCGCTAAATGTAAGACATCCGCGTAAAATAGACACacaggacagggaggccctgtGGTCACAGATGCTGACCGGACACAGCCACCAGAAGCTACAAGAGGCAGAAAACAAATGCTCCCCCCACCAACCGGCCCTGGAGGGAAGGTGGCCCTGTGGACACCTTGATTCTgaatttctggcctccagaactagcAGAGCATCAATTTCTTGTGGTCTAAGCCAGCAGGTTTTGGTGATTAGTGATCATTTGTTAACGGCAGCCCCGGAGAACATAGTCAGCATCGGACAGCCCGGGCCCTGGACATGGCTGGGCCACCCCACCACCCTGCAGGCTGCTCTAGGCTGGGCCTCAGGCCTGGTGCACACCCAGGCAGCTCACCATCTGCTCCTCTGCCCCGGGTCGGTGTCCCgcagggtgggtgggggcgctctgcagaAAGATGACGGCAGCCGCCCCTGCAGAGCCCTAGCTGCCCCTAGGCCTGCTCTGGGCCGCGGACTCCTGGGGGGCGGGGCCTCACCTTTGAGCACGTTGAGGACGAAGCTGAGAATGGCGCCCCCagcaggcggcggcggcgagTACAGTGTATAGTCCCCCAGGGGCATGGCCAGGGCATCTGCCACCTCAGGCTGGAAGGATGCCAAGTCCTGCAGGGTCAGCCGGCTACCTGGGTGAGGCGGGGACGACTCCGTGTTCAGACAGGGAAACGGAGGCACAGTGTCAGCCAGGGGCCCCGGGTAACACAGCGGGGCTCCCCTAGCCTTCCAGACCCTGGGGCGGGGTGGCGATGCTGGGTCTGCGGGCAGTGGCTCGGGGCTGGTGGATGGGTGGACAGACTGGAGGTGGGCAGGGTGGGAAGCAAGCAGGGGAAGATGGGGGAGGCGCACTAGCCTCTGAGGGGGCCCAGCTCCAGGCGAGGAGCCCCCCGTGACCACTGATAGCGCCCGTGTCGAGCCCAGAATCCACGGGGCTCTGTGCCTCAGGGGTGTTGACCGCAGGGTCCCTGAGCCCAGCAGCAGGCAGGATTAAGGAACGGCCTCTTGGAGCCCGGGAGCCGCTGGCCCTCCCTCAGCCCTGGCGCCCAGAGCCCTCTTTCTCTGGCCGGGCAGGGCAGTGGGACCTCGCACGCTGACCTTCCTTGGCGATGTCCTCCAGCAGCAGCTGGCCCAGCCGCCCTGTGTAGAGGGCCTCCGCACCTTCTGTAGCCACGGTCTCCAGGGTGGCGGCCAGCATGGGCCACGGCAGGGGGTCCTGAGACCTCAAGGGTTCTGTCCCATTGAAGAAGAGCTGTctagggggtggggggcggcctcAGGGCGGGCCGGATCCTGGAGGGTGGCCACACTTCCGACCCTACGGGAGGCAGTCCTGGTCCACGGTCCTGTGGGGCTTCGGTGGacacgggggtggggtgggggtggggcaggttcTCCAGGACTGGGTGGGGCTGACACCCTTCACATCTCATCACCGGGTCCCTGGGAGGCCACACCCCCTGCCAGGCCTGCATCCACCCAGGGCCTGAgatcctgccctcctggaggacTGGTCAATGGGCAGCCTGGGTGGGCCCAGAGTGTTAGGGTGGGACgggcagaggggaaggagggaagggagagtggaggggtgggggagaggacaAGACAGTGAGTAGGAGGACAGAGGCGGTGTGCAGAGCCCAGATCTGTGCCCCGGAAGCCCCATCACGTGGGCAGAAACTCCCTCTGGCCGGAGCCCTCCGATGAGGTGCTACCACGTGGAGGCAGAAGTCTGTGAGCTGAGACCAGGACGCGCTAATCATCcgaggcccccaccccaccccgcctccaGGGTAGACCCTCTAGCTGGAGAAGGGGCTGAGGAGGGGCCCTGGGCCTCCATCAGCGCTCACCTCAGGGATGACTCTGTAAGGGAGGGGCGCAGGAACGGGCTGTGCAGGAAGCTGGCGAGGACGTTGGGCACGCGGAAGCCCCCCCGGAGCAGCGCGATGGTGGGCGTGAACAGCTGCTCCCAGGGCAGGCGGCCGTGGCGGCGGTGGGCCTCAGCATAGCCGCGGAGCTCCCCGGGCACCCCGATCCACTGGGCGCCTGCACGGCACAGGGTGTCAAGCCCCTGCCCCCGGGGCCACCTGTGCCCTTGGCCCCAGGGGCTCTCCATCAGCCCACTCCTGGCCGCCTGGCCCCCTCCTAGCCATGGCAGAAAGTCCGAGCGAGCCTTCTGCAGCCCACGTGGAAGTACATTCCTCTCCACTTGAACCCCCTTGAGCCCCATGGACTTCTGCACAAAGTCCATGACCAGGCCCCTGGGGCTCAGGAAAACTGGCCCCACCCCAGTGCACCGGCCCCGCCCACCAGCCCCAGGCCACCGGCCCCGCCCACCAGCCCCAGGCCACCGGCCCCGCCCACCAGCCCCAGGCCACCGGCCCCGCCCACCAGCCCGAGGCCACTGGCCCCGCCCACCAGCCCAGTCCACAGACTCCAGTCCACCATTCCCAGTCCACCAACCCATCTCCACCGAACCCTCCGGGGCCTTTGACGTGGTCACTGCTTGGATCACCCCTCCCAACTCAGAGAGCCCTCCCCCAGGAAAACAGCCCCAGCCTGGGGGTTAGAACCTCCACGGGGGCTCCCATCCCCAGCTGCCGCCCCCCAGTGCCAGGGTGTCTCCCGGTCCAAGAGGTGCACTGTCCCTTCGGGGTGGGAGGTTCTAACCCAGTGGCCTGGCGGGGTGGGGCGAGCTGGCCCTACCTATGCCCAGAGGCTGGGCCTGCTCACACTGGTCCAGCAGAGCCGGGATGGGGCTGGAGGGCACCGTCTCCCTGGCGTTGATGACTTCCACCTTTCCTGGGGTTGGGCAGGACGTGCGGGGTGTCAGGGGCGCCCCGGAGGCTGCCAGGCCTCACTGCACACCACGACAGCCCGCGCCGGGCTCTGGGCCTCTGCGCTAACTCCACGGTCTCAGCAGGGTGGGCGTGGCGAGACCCAGCAAGGGGCGTGTCGGACAGGCCGGTTGGCCACGCCCTCTTGTGCTTTTCAAGCACCTCCCTGTTAGCGCCTGGGACCGGGCCCATCCTCCCCACGGGGGTCCCGAGAGGACTCACCCGTGGTGGCGTTGTAGATCGTGAAGATGACCCCTCCACCAAGGCCCATGCTCTGGGGGTGGACGACCCCGGTGCAGACCAGAGCCGCGATGGCGGCGTCCACAGGCGAGCCGCGCTGCAGGAGGATGGCTCTGGGGGACCGGGCACTGGGTAagcagccaggctcctcagcccctgcctgcccctccgGGCTTGCTCTGCCAGCCTTCACTGGGGTGTGGGCACAGCTGGGTGGCCTGCCAGCTGCCATCACACCCCAGGTTAGTTCAGAGACCACACCAGACTGCCCCCTGAGGTCCAGCGGCTCGAAGACTCACTGCGCTCTACAGGTTGCAAATTGCGACATCCTTTACACTGCCCCTGGCCACATACAAGGTGCTTCTCAGTTTACAAAGCGCTCCTGCGGCTGTCCTCCCTGGTCCTCCCAGCGGCTGGGCCTGCCCCCTCCGCCCCTCTCAGCAGCCTGGGCTcctgggtggagggtggggaccctgggaagaccccatccTCCCTAGATTCCTCAGACATGAAGTGGAACAATGAAGCCTCCCCTGGGGACCCTGCGTGGCATTTCCAAGTGGTCACAGAGCTTAGGAGTCACTGCCGACCCTCAGGTCTCCCTAGAGGGTCTCCCAGAGGACCCAGTGCTCACAGGGTGGAAGGAGGGAGATGTggtgaggggagaaggggagggtccTGGAGGAGTCGCCCCTGTCCCACAGCAGCTGGGGCAGCTCCgggctccctcccatctctctgacTTCTGAGAACAGCAGGATGTGGAGTCAGCTTGACAAGGACAGAAAACAGTTGGGAAGGAAACCACATCCGCTTCCTCGGCAGTGGCGGCTGCAGAGCGCAGACCCCCAACCCTTAACCCTCTGCAAAGACTTGGGGGCACACGGTGAGCCTGGGCCTCCCCTCAGAGGCCTGTGATagcagccccccacccctgggGGCCGCGTCCTCATCAGTGGTTCTGAGgctgaagctttttttttaaacatgtatttatgagctgggtcttagctgcagcacgctCAGGACACTGTTCAGTTCTGCCATGTGgcctcttagttgcagcctgtgggatctagtttcctgactagggatcgaaccctgaccCCTGCACGGGAAGCAGTcttcgccactggaccaccagggaaggccccccgACTtggttccgttcagtcgctcagtcgt
Coding sequences within it:
- the GGT5 gene encoding glutathione hydrolase 5 proenzyme, coding for MAQGRGAALSLALLGLALALAIIVPAVVVSRHRVHCGPQAFAHAAVAADSKTCSDIGRAILLQRGSPVDAAIAALVCTGVVHPQSMGLGGGVIFTIYNATTGKVEVINARETVPSSPIPALLDQCEQAQPLGIGAQWIGVPGELRGYAEAHRRHGRLPWEQLFTPTIALLRGGFRVPNVLASFLHSPFLRPSLTESSLRQLFFNGTEPLRSQDPLPWPMLAATLETVATEGAEALYTGRLGQLLLEDIAKEGSRLTLQDLASFQPEVADALAMPLGDYTLYSPPPPAGGAILSFVLNVLKGFNFSAESVAGLEGRVNLYHHLVETLKFAGGQRWRLWDPRSHPEVQNTSQDLLGEALAQHIRQQMDARGDHPLDHYSLAGAWTHRMGTAHVSVLGEDGSAVAATSTINTPFGAMVYSPRTGILLNNELLDLCWRHSQGSRATPEPVPGERPPSSMVPSILVSTAQGSKLVIGGAGGELIISAVAQAIMNKLWLGFDLQAAIKAPILHVDSKGQVEFEPSFSQEVQKGLQDRGQEQSKRPFFLNVVQAVSQDGACVHAVADPRKGGEPSGY